In Bradyrhizobium guangdongense, the sequence ATCAACACCAATTATGCGACCCAGGCCGGCCTCGATCCGGTCAAGGATCCGATCCTGCGTGAGGACCCCAAGGGTCCCTACGTCAATCTGATCGCAGTGCGCAGCGCCGACAAGGACAAGCCCTGGGTCAAGATCCTGGTCGACAGCTATCACACGCCCGAGGTGAAGGAGTTCATCCTCACCAAGTTCAAGGGCGCGGTGTTGCCGAGCTGGTAGGCAAGCTGCCTAATCAAAGTCCTGCGCTGGAGGCCGATCCCGGCCGGCAGCCTTGCGCATTGCCCGCTTGTCTCGGGCCGCGGCAACCGACATCATCGGGCCGTGGCCATCCTCGCCCGACAGGGGTCGTATGAAACGCTTTGCCAACCTGAAACGCCTGGGATTCTTCACACGCCTGCTGGACGAGGCGCCGCCGGCGGAGCGCTACCGCTTCGCGGCCGAGCAGATCGTGCGTGCCGAGAAGGCGGGTCTCGATTCCGCGTGGATCGCGCAGCACCATTTTCACGAGCGCGAGGGCGGGCTGCCGTCGCCCTTCACCTTCCTCGGCTACGTCGCCGCTCAGACCTCGCGGATTCGCTTAGGGACGGGGATCGTCACCCTGCCGCTGGAGAGCGCGGTGCGGGTGGCGGAGGACGCCGCGGTGCTCGACCTGCTCTGCAATGGCCGGTTCGAGCTCGGCGTCGGCACCGGGGGGAACCCGTCCGCCTTCGCCGCCTTCGGCCTCGACGGCGCCCAGCGCAACGAGATATTTGCCCGCAATCTCGACGTCGTGCGCAAGGCGCTGACCGGCAAGCCGCTCGAGGGCGGCGACACGCTCTATCCGCAGCGGCCGCAACTGGACAAGCGCATCTGGCAGGCGACGTTCTCGGTGGCGGGCGGCGCGCGCGCCGGCAAGGCAGGCGACGGCCTGCTGCTGTCGCGCACCCAGCCGCGGGCCAAGGAGGCGCCAAACGCCACGCTTGCCGAGATCCAGAACCCGATCATCGATGCCTATCTCGCCGCGCTGCCACCAGGCGCCGAACCACGGATCATGGCATCGCGCAGTGTCTTCGTCGCCGACGATCATCGCGAGGCATTGCGGCTTGCGGATATTGGGCTGCGGCGCGCGCTGCCGCAGTTCATGAAGGGCGGTCACCTTCCTCCGGGCGAGACGCTGGAGGAGATGATCACAGCGTTCGACACGCATGTCGGCGGCACTGATGAGGTGATCGCTTCGCTGCGCACGGATGCGACCCTGGAGCGGGTGACGGATCTCGTGTTCCAGGTCCATTCGGTCGATGCACCCCATCCTTACGTCCTGCGCTCGATCGAGCTGGTCGCCGACAAGGTCGCGCCGGCGCTGGGCTGGAGCCGGACTGCGTCGGACGTGGCTCTGGCGGGCTAGTCAGAGTTTACGGAATTGCACGAGGTTTGAATGATGGCGCCGACTGATATCATCGACACGCTCGCCGGAATCGAACCGGGATCGGCGCTGGACGCCATTCGCGCCAAGCGTCTGCAGGCGCGCGAGAACGCGCAGAAGAGCTATCTCGCCTTGTTCGAGCCGATCGACGCTGGCGAATTCTCGCTGCTCGAACGTGCGGCGGTCGCGGCTTTCGTGACCGGACTGCATGGCGAGTCCCCGGTTGCCACCTTCTATCGCGACAAGCTTGCGGCGAGCGCCGGTGGTGCGGTTCTGCTTGAAACGATCGATGCGGAGATCGCGCGCGGCAAGACTTCCGGTCCGTATGGCTCGTTTCCGGCCGGTCCGCTGTCGGTCGAGAACACGGCAGGCCTGATTTACCGCGTGAGCGCGGCAAGCAAGCCCGTGCTCGGCGCCAGGCTCGTCGCAGCGTTCGAGCATGCGCACCTCCTGGTGTTCCGGCCGCGCGATGCGGCGTCCAGCGACATGAAGGCGCTGCTTGCCGCCGGCTGGTCTCCCACGGGCATCGTCACGTTCTCACAGCTCGTCGCGTTCCTTTCGTTCCAGGTCCGGGTTGTCTGCGGCCTGCGCACGCTCGCCACCGTGAACGCATAAGAGGAGGCTGGCACATGAGCGCCGCTGTCAATCCGCCCGTCGTCTTCACCCAGGATGAGCTCGGCTGGGTCTCCTGGATCGAACCGCTGCCGGAGGCCGAACTGACCGAGCGGCACTTCGCCGGCCTTGTCGATCGCGCCCGCGCCAAATCGGAATATTTCCGCCTGCTGGTGCGCGATCCCGAGGTGCTGGAAGCCCGTACCAAGACCGACAAGGACATCTTCTACAATGTCGCCGACGGCCTGCCGCGCGCCGAGCGCGAGCTGGCTGCCGCTGCGACGTCGCGCTACAATGGCTGTATCTATTGCGCCTCGGTTCATGCGCGCTTTGCTAGCACCTATTCCAAGCGCCGCGATGACGTGCAGAAGCTGCTCGATGAGGGCGTCAATGCCGATCTGGGCGAACGCTGGAATGCCGTGGTCAAAGCCTCGGTGGCGCTGGCCTCGACGCCGATCGCGTTCGGCCCTGATAACATCGAGGAGCTGCGGAAAGCAGGCCTCGACGATGCCGAGATCGTCGACGTCATCAACGGCGCCTCGTTCTTCAACTGGGCGAATCGGCTGATGCTGTCGCTGGGCGAGCCCTCGAAATAGTCTTTTCAACATCTGACTGGATGGAGCCGTACATGAGCAACATCAATCGTCGAACTCTGATCAAGGGCTCACTCGCCGCTGCAGTGGCGGGGACGTCGCTCTCGCGCGCCGCTTATGCCGACACCGATCCGATCCTGCTCGGCGTCAGCGGTCCGCTCACGGGGCCCAACGCGCAATACGGCACGCAATGGAAGCAAGGCTTCGATCTCGCCCTCGACGAGATCATGGCCGCCGGCGGCATCAACGGCCGCAAGCTCGCCTACACCTTCGAGGACAGCCAGAGCGACCCGCGCCAGTCGGTGACGATCGCCCAGAAGTTCGTGTCCGATCCTCGGATCGTGCTGGAGCTTGGCGATTTCTCCAGTCCCGCCTCGATGGCGGCTTCGCCGATCTATCAGCGCGGCGGACTCGTGCAGTTCGGCTTCACCAATTCGCACCCTGATTTCACCAAGGGCGGCGATTTCATGTGGAGCACCTCGGTCAGCCAGGCCGACGAGCAGCCGCTGCTCGCGCGATATGCGGTCAAGGGCCTCGGCCTCAAGCGGCTCGCGGTGCTGCACCTCAACACCGATTGGGGCCGCACCAGCCGCGACTATTTCAACAACGCGGCCAAGGAATATGGCGCCGAGATCGTCATCACCGAAGGCTACATCGCCGAGGAGCGCGACTTCCGCTCCACGCTGGTCCGCGTGCGTGACGCCAATCCTGATGGCCTCGTCCTGATCTCCTATTATTCTGACGGTGCGTTGATCGCGCGCCAGGCGCGTCAGATCGGGCTGAAGCAGGTGATCTGTGCCGCGAGCTCGGTCTATTCGCCGAAATTTCTCGAGCTCGGCGGAGATGCCGTCGAGGACGTTCATGTCGGCACGCGCTATTTCCCGGAAGATCCGCGGCCCGAGGTGCAGAAATTCATCGCCGGCTTCAAGAAGAAGTACAACGGGCAGGAGCCCGACGCGTTCAACGCATATTCCTATGATGCAATGAACATGGCCGCCGCCCTCGTGAGAATCGGCGGCACCGACCGTCGCGCCATCCGCGACGCCTTCGCCAAGGTCAAGGACGTGCCCAGCGTGATCTTCGGCACCGCGACCTTCGACGTCGCGACCCGCCGCGTCAAGGGCGCGATGAATGCCGAGCTCGTCGTGCGCAAGGGCCAGTTCGCGCTTTGGGACGGCAAGCCGACCTGAATGATGGCCGGAGCACTCGCCACCGGCCTTTCTCCCTCCATTAGGAACCCTGCGTGTCTTCCTGGCTCGACTACACCATCAACGGCCTGATCGTCGGCAATGTCTACGCTCTGGTTGCGGTCGGGCTCGCGCTGATCTTCGGCGTCAGCCGGCTGATCAACTTTGCGCAAGGCTCGATCTATTTGGTCGGCGCCTATATCGGCTGGGTCGCGGTGGTGCAGCTGCATACGCCGCTGCCGCTCACCATCATCTTCGTGGCGGTGCTGGCGGCACTGGTCGGACTGGTCATCGAGCGGTTCGGGCTGCGGCCGCTGCAGAACTCGGTGCGCATTGCGCCGCTGCTGGCCACAATCGGCATCAGCTTCGTGCTCGATCAGCTGGTGATGCTGACCTTCTCGCCCAATCCGCGCGCGCTGCCGAGCCAATTGCCTGACGTGCGTTTCCAGGTCGGCGGCGGCACGATCGGACCGCTTGACCTGCTCATTGCCGGCGTCGGCATTTCCAGCGCGCTTTTGCTGTTCGTGTTCCTGCGTTATAGCAAGCTCGGCTGGGCGGTGCGTGCGGCCTCGCAGGACCGCGACGCCGCGATGCAGATGGGGGTCGACGTCAACCGCGTCAATCAGACCGTGTTCGGCATCGCGGCCGCGCTCGGCGGCGTCTCCGGCCTTCTGGTCGGCATGTACTACAATCAGATCGACACTGCGATGAGCCTGCAGGCGACGCTGAAGGGCGTCGTCGCCGAGGTCGTCGGCGGCGCCGGCAATGTGCCCGGCGCTGTGGTTGGTAGTCTTCTGCTGGGACTGGTCGAGAGCTACGGCGTCGCCGTCTTCGGCACCAGCTATCGCAATCTGTTCGCCTTCCTGCTGCTGGTGATCGTGCTGGTGCTGCGGCCGAACGGCCTGTTCGCCAGCGCCCGGCAGGCGCCGCCCGAGCCGCTCACCGGCACCTTCATCGCACCGAGCCGGCCGGTGCGGATTCCGCGCTGGGCCTTGGCCGTCGCGGTTGCCGTGTTCGTGCTCCTGCCGCTGCTGCCGGTGTCGTTCTACGTGCTCCAGACCCTGATCAACGCCTGGCTGCTCGGCATGCTCGCGCTGAGCCTCACGCTGGTGGCCGGCACGATCGGCCAGGTCTCGCTCGGGCACGCCGCGCTGCTTGCGATCGGCGCCTATACTTCGGCGCTGCTGTCGCTGACACTCTCGGTTCCAGTCGGCCTCGCCATCATTGCCGGCGGGTTGATGAGCGCCGCGCTCGGCACGATCCTGATCTCGCCCTCGTTCCGCCTGCGCGGGCATTACGTCTCGATCGCGACGCTCGCCATCGGCGAGATCGTCTCGCTGGTGATCTTGAACTGGGAAAGCGTCACGCGCGGGCCCATTGGCATTTCCGGCATCCCGCCATTGTCGCTGTTCGGCTATGATCTGATCAGCCCTGCGTCGGTGTACTGGTTCGCCTTTGCGGTGATGGTCGTGCTCGCACTGTTGCAGGCCCGCCTGCTCGGCTCTCATCTGGGCCGCAGCTTTCGCGCCATCCGCGACGACGATATCGCCGCGCGTGCCTATGGGCTCAGCCTGAACCGCTATAAATCGCTGGCCTTCATCTTCGGCGGTTTCGCGGCCGGAATCAGCGGCGGCATTGCCGCGCATCTCTACTCCTACATCAACCACGAGACCTTCAACACGCAGCAATCGATCCTGGCGCTGACCGTCGTGATCCTCGGCGGCCTCGGCAATGTCGTCGGCGCCATTGTCGGTGCGGTCGCGCTGGTCGGCCTGCCCGAAATGTTCCGAATCGCAGCCGAGTATCGCATCCTGATCTACGGCATCGTGCTGCTGCTGCTCGTGCGGTTCAGGCCGCAGGGCCTGCTGGGGACGATCTGATGGGGGAGCCGCATGCACCGCTGTTATCACTGCGCGGGCTGACGCGCCGCTTCGGCGGCTTGACGGCCGTTGACGGTATCGATCTCGATCTCGCCAAGGGCGGGCTCGTCAGCATCATCGGCCCGAACGGCGCCGGCAAGACCACCCTGTTCAACCTCGTCGCCGGGCTCGACCGGCCGGACGCAGGCGAGCTTCGTTTCGAGGGGCAAGACATCACCGGCCTGTCGCCGGAACGACTGGCGGGGCAGGGCATCGCGCGCACCTTCCAGCTCGGCCGCGTCTTCGGCAATCTCAGCGTGATGGACAACGTCCTGATCGGCGCCCACACGCGCCTGCGTGCGGTGAAGCCTGCCGTGCCGGTGATCGGCCCGCTGCTGGAATTGGGACTGGCGCTGCTGCGTCCTCCAAGCGTCAGGAACGAGGAGGAGCGGCTGCGCGAAGAGGTCAAAGCCATTCTCGCCCGTTTTGGTGAGCGGCTCTTACCGCGGATCGACCAGCCCGCCTACAGCCTTTCTTACGCCAATCGCCGCCGCGTCGAGATCGCGCGCGCTTTGGCGCTGAAGCCGCGTCTTTTGCTGCTCGACGAACCCACCGCCGGCATGAACCCGAGCGAGACCGCGGAGATGCAGGCGTTGGTCGCCGAGCTGAAGGCGGAGGGCCTGACCATCCTCCTGATCGAGCACAAGCTGGAGATGGTGATGCGCCTCTCCGACCGTGTCATCGTCATGGACGAGGGCAAGAAGATCGCGGAAGGACCGGGCGAACAGGTGCGTGGCGATCCCAAGGTGATCGAGGCTTATCTCGGCCACGGCCTCTCGGGAACGACGGAGCAGGAGAGCGCGGCATGACGACGAGCGCACCCGCACCGCTGCTGGCGCTGACCAACGTCAACACCTTCTACGGCCAGGCCCAGGTCCATTTCGACCTCTCCATCACGGTGGGCCGCGGCCACATCGTGTGCCTGCTCGGCGGCAACGCCAGCGGCAAGTCGACGACGATGAAGATCATTCTCGGCCTGGTGAAGCCGCGCTCGGGCGAGGTGACGTTCGACGGCGCCTCGCTGATCGGCCTCACGACGCCGCAGATCGTCCGCCGGGGCATCGCCTCGGTGCCGGAGGCGCGACGGCTGTTTGCGGATATGAGCGTGCGCGAGAACATCTTGATGGGCGCTTTCGTACGTAACGACCGCAGCGCCGTGGCGCAGGATCTCGACAAAATGCTCACGCTGTTCCCAAAGCTCGGCCAGCGGCTCTCGCAGCGCGCGGGCTCCTTGTCCGGCGGCGAGCAGCAGATGGTCGCGATGGCGCGCGCATTGATGAGCCGGCCGCGCTTGATCGTGATGGACGAGCCGACCATGGGCCTGTCGCCGCTCTATGTCGATCGCGTGCTGGAGCTGATCCGCACCATCAACCAGGAAGGTGTCTCGATCTTCATGGTCGAGCAGAACGCCAGCCTTGCGCTGGAGATCGCCCACGAAGCCTATGTGCTCCAGACCGGCAAGATCGTTCTTTCGGGTCCGGCACGTGCCTTGAAGGATGATCCTCGCGTGCGCGATGCCTATCTCGGCGGCTCCGAGGCGGCATAGGGCACCTATGCACGACCATCGTTCCGGCAGCGTCGGATCGCACTGGTCAGTATGACCATCTTGTGAAAATATCATACCGTTGGGCAATGGGCGTGCGGCGGAATGCGTGTCGTGACCAGATGGTCTGTGCGGGCGGTCGAGCCCGAAATGGTGCTGCTGTTCGGCGGGCTCGTTGCCGCCAACATCGCTGCGTGGACCTGGGCTTTTGCGGCGTTCGGCGACCGGCCCGCGGTGATGGCCACCGCGCTGCTCGCCTGGGTGTTCGGCCTGCGTCACGCGGTCGACGCCGATCACATCGCCGCCATCGACAATGTCGTGCGCAAGCTGATGCAGGCGGGCGATACGCCGCGCAGCGTCGGCCTTTATTTCGCGCTTGGCCATTCCAGCGTCGTGGTGGTCGCGTCCATGTTGCTCGCTTTCGGCGTGGTCAGCCTCGGCGGCGACAGCCTGTTGAAGGAGGTCGGCAGCCTGATCGGCACCTCGGTGTCGGCGCTGTTCCTGCTGGCGGTCGCGGCGATCAACCTCGCCATCTTCGCCGGCTTGTGGCGGACCTTTCGCGCGGCGCGCGACCAAGGCGTTCACGACGCCGCCGGACTGGATGCGCTGCTTGCCAACCGCGGATTTCTCGCGCGGCTGTTCGGTCCGATGTTCCGCCTGGTGACCAAACCTTGGCACATGTTCCCGCTCGGATTGCTGTTCGGCCTTGGCTTCGACACCGCGACCGAGATCGGCCTGCTCAGCATCTCCGCCTCCGAAGCCGCGCGCGGTGCTTCGCTTGCCGACATCCTGGTTTTCCCCGCGCTGTTCGCGTCGGGCATGGCGCTGGTCGACACCGCCGATTCCGCGCTGATGGTGAGCGCCTATCGCTGGGCCTTCGTCGATCCCCTGCGCAAGCTCTGGTACAACCTGACGATAACAGGCGCGTCCGTCGCGGTCGCGCTGTTCATCGGCGGCGTCGAGGCGCTTGGCCTGGTCTCCGATCGGCTTGGACTCGACGGCGGCGTGTGGGCGCTCGTCGGTGTTCTCAATGAATCGCTCGCCAATATCGGCTTCGCGGTGATCGCGCTGTTTGTGATCGCCTGGATGGTCTCGCGCCTGTTTTACCGCCGCGTGTTTGCGGCAGCTTGATAGCGTCAGGCCGACACCGCGCTCGGCATCTGCTCCGCCGGCTGATCGTCGGCGTTAGGATCGCCCGGCGCGGTCGCCCAGGCCAGTTCCACCAGCGTGACGATCCGGCGTCCGCCGCCGTCGAGCTGGACCACGATCAGGCCTTGCTCCTCCATGTAGCCGAGCAGGCGCTGCGCCCGGCGCAGCGAGTGCGAGCCGTAGGCGCGGGCGATCGCGGCATCGCCGGGGCAGGGCCAGCCTTCCTTGGCGGCGCGCGCGATCATCATGAACACGCCCTGCATGTCGTCGGGCAGAATCGAAGCGCGGAGCGTCACCTCCTGCCACGCATCGTCCTCGGCCATATCAGTGCCGAGCCCGGCGCGCGCATGCGTCAGCATGCGGCGGAATTCGCTTAAGTCAGGCACGGACGCGCCGAGGCCCTCGATGCGGCAGCGGACCACGAATTCCTGATAGAGGACGCCGATGGCGCGGAAGCCGGCATCGGGCGCAGCCAGCACGGCGCGCAACGTGCGATCCACGCGCTCGCGCCGTTCCGCGAGCTCCTCGGCGCTGATCGCGACCTCGACCACCTCCGGGCTGATCTCGGGAGCTGCTGCCTTCGCGGCACGGAGCTGCTCGAGCAAATCAGGCGCCGGCCGGCGCGGTGGCCGGCTGGCATCCGGCGGCGGTGCGGCCAGGATCACCGCGCGCGCATCTTCCAGCGTTGCTCCAGGCAGCGGCATCAGCCGCGGCGTCGAATTGCGGGGAGATGTGTCGGTCGGGCCGATGTTCAGGCGCAACGGACGGCGCGACAGCGCGGGGCCCAGCGCCATGAATTGGCCGCGCTCGAGATCGCGAAAGGCTTCCGCCTGCCGCCGCTCCATGCCGAGCAGATCGGCGGCACGTGCCATGTCGATGTCGAGGAAGGTCCGGCCCATGAGGAAGTTCGAGGCTTCCGCCGCGACGTTCTTGGCGAGCTTTGCCAATCGTTGCGTCGCGATGATGCCGGCGAGTCCGCGTTTGCGGCCGCGGCACATCAGATTGGTCATGGCGCCGAGTGAGAGTTTGCGCGCCTCGTCCGAGACTTCACCGGCGACGGCCGGCGCAAACAGCTGCGCCTCGTCGACGACCACCAGCATCGGGTACCAATGGTCGCGCTCGACGTCGAACATCCCGCCAAGGAAGGCGGCGGCGCGCCGCATCTGGTTCTCGGCGTCCAGTCCCTCGAGATTAAGCACGGTGGAGACCCGATGCAGCCGCGCGCGCTCACCCGCGACTTGCAGGCCGCGCTCGGTGTGATCCTCGGCGTCGATCACGAGATGGCCGAATCGTTCGGCCAGCGTGACGAAATCGCCTTCGGGATCGATGATGGCCTGCTGCACCCAGGGCGCGCTCTGTTCCAAGAGGCGCCTGAGCAGATGCGACTTGCCGGAACCGGAGTTGCCTTGCACCAGAAGCCGGGTCGCCAGGAGTTCCTCGAGGTCCATGGCCGCCGCGGCGCCCGCCGTGGTCAGCCCCATCTCGATCGCAACCGTCATGTCCCCGACTCAAATCCCGCCATTCGCGGACAGGGGCTTATCAACCGGATCGGGACGCGTCGAGGGAAACAGGGCGAATCAGGCCGCGTTGCCCACGGGGGACTTCAGGCGTGACCGGATAGCCGTAGAAGTGCGGGCCGATAAGGTGCGCGAGGATCGTCGTCGTCATTCTCAGGGATCGCGCAGGAGCCGAATTCCTGCCGGATCCGCTCGATCTCGACGATGCGCTCATGCAGCCGCTGCAGATGCTCCGCCGACGTCGCCCGCCAGAATCGAAAGGTGTCTGCGGTCAGCGGCAGAAATGCCGTGCCTGATAGCGTCGGTTCGGGAACGACCGTGCGTCCGAGCAGTAGGAACCGGTTCGCGCCGGAGACCACGAGGGTCGCATAGCCGCGGTTGCCGATTCGCCTGATCCCGTTCAGCGACCATTCCGCGAGTTTGCTGAAATAGGGTTCTTCGCGCCAGCGATCGGGGCAGTGGTCATCGACCGTGACGTTCACGGCATCCTGGCTGAAATGCACGACGATGCCGGACTTCGCGGGAAACCATTCGTCGTCGAGGTGGCCTTGCAGC encodes:
- a CDS encoding HoxN/HupN/NixA family nickel/cobalt transporter, whose protein sequence is MRVVTRWSVRAVEPEMVLLFGGLVAANIAAWTWAFAAFGDRPAVMATALLAWVFGLRHAVDADHIAAIDNVVRKLMQAGDTPRSVGLYFALGHSSVVVVASMLLAFGVVSLGGDSLLKEVGSLIGTSVSALFLLAVAAINLAIFAGLWRTFRAARDQGVHDAAGLDALLANRGFLARLFGPMFRLVTKPWHMFPLGLLFGLGFDTATEIGLLSISASEAARGASLADILVFPALFASGMALVDTADSALMVSAYRWAFVDPLRKLWYNLTITGASVAVALFIGGVEALGLVSDRLGLDGGVWALVGVLNESLANIGFAVIALFVIAWMVSRLFYRRVFAAA
- a CDS encoding ABC transporter ATP-binding protein, giving the protein MTTSAPAPLLALTNVNTFYGQAQVHFDLSITVGRGHIVCLLGGNASGKSTTMKIILGLVKPRSGEVTFDGASLIGLTTPQIVRRGIASVPEARRLFADMSVRENILMGAFVRNDRSAVAQDLDKMLTLFPKLGQRLSQRAGSLSGGEQQMVAMARALMSRPRLIVMDEPTMGLSPLYVDRVLELIRTINQEGVSIFMVEQNASLALEIAHEAYVLQTGKIVLSGPARALKDDPRVRDAYLGGSEAA
- a CDS encoding alkylhydroperoxidase domain protein, whose amino-acid sequence is MSAAVNPPVVFTQDELGWVSWIEPLPEAELTERHFAGLVDRARAKSEYFRLLVRDPEVLEARTKTDKDIFYNVADGLPRAERELAAAATSRYNGCIYCASVHARFASTYSKRRDDVQKLLDEGVNADLGERWNAVVKASVALASTPIAFGPDNIEELRKAGLDDAEIVDVINGASFFNWANRLMLSLGEPSK
- a CDS encoding ABC transporter permease — translated: MSSWLDYTINGLIVGNVYALVAVGLALIFGVSRLINFAQGSIYLVGAYIGWVAVVQLHTPLPLTIIFVAVLAALVGLVIERFGLRPLQNSVRIAPLLATIGISFVLDQLVMLTFSPNPRALPSQLPDVRFQVGGGTIGPLDLLIAGVGISSALLLFVFLRYSKLGWAVRAASQDRDAAMQMGVDVNRVNQTVFGIAAALGGVSGLLVGMYYNQIDTAMSLQATLKGVVAEVVGGAGNVPGAVVGSLLLGLVESYGVAVFGTSYRNLFAFLLLVIVLVLRPNGLFASARQAPPEPLTGTFIAPSRPVRIPRWALAVAVAVFVLLPLLPVSFYVLQTLINAWLLGMLALSLTLVAGTIGQVSLGHAALLAIGAYTSALLSLTLSVPVGLAIIAGGLMSAALGTILISPSFRLRGHYVSIATLAIGEIVSLVILNWESVTRGPIGISGIPPLSLFGYDLISPASVYWFAFAVMVVLALLQARLLGSHLGRSFRAIRDDDIAARAYGLSLNRYKSLAFIFGGFAAGISGGIAAHLYSYINHETFNTQQSILALTVVILGGLGNVVGAIVGAVALVGLPEMFRIAAEYRILIYGIVLLLLVRFRPQGLLGTI
- a CDS encoding YkgJ family cysteine cluster protein, encoding MDQAMLSVVRAVEAGATTMKGVIDATGLSRLKIERALNALEKQMLLVRDSRGFRATGLPKSAPLTRQCGSCNACCDILEVAAVDKAAHQLCKHWRTGTGCTIYDRRPQMCRAFACAWLQGHLDDEWFPAKSGIVVHFSQDAVNVTVDDHCPDRWREEPYFSKLAEWSLNGIRRIGNRGYATLVVSGANRFLLLGRTVVPEPTLSGTAFLPLTADTFRFWRATSAEHLQRLHERIVEIERIRQEFGSCAIPENDDDDPRAPYRPALLRLSGHA
- a CDS encoding ABC transporter substrate-binding protein → MSNINRRTLIKGSLAAAVAGTSLSRAAYADTDPILLGVSGPLTGPNAQYGTQWKQGFDLALDEIMAAGGINGRKLAYTFEDSQSDPRQSVTIAQKFVSDPRIVLELGDFSSPASMAASPIYQRGGLVQFGFTNSHPDFTKGGDFMWSTSVSQADEQPLLARYAVKGLGLKRLAVLHLNTDWGRTSRDYFNNAAKEYGAEIVITEGYIAEERDFRSTLVRVRDANPDGLVLISYYSDGALIARQARQIGLKQVICAASSVYSPKFLELGGDAVEDVHVGTRYFPEDPRPEVQKFIAGFKKKYNGQEPDAFNAYSYDAMNMAAALVRIGGTDRRAIRDAFAKVKDVPSVIFGTATFDVATRRVKGAMNAELVVRKGQFALWDGKPT
- a CDS encoding ATP-binding protein, whose protein sequence is MTVAIEMGLTTAGAAAAMDLEELLATRLLVQGNSGSGKSHLLRRLLEQSAPWVQQAIIDPEGDFVTLAERFGHLVIDAEDHTERGLQVAGERARLHRVSTVLNLEGLDAENQMRRAAAFLGGMFDVERDHWYPMLVVVDEAQLFAPAVAGEVSDEARKLSLGAMTNLMCRGRKRGLAGIIATQRLAKLAKNVAAEASNFLMGRTFLDIDMARAADLLGMERRQAEAFRDLERGQFMALGPALSRRPLRLNIGPTDTSPRNSTPRLMPLPGATLEDARAVILAAPPPDASRPPRRPAPDLLEQLRAAKAAAPEISPEVVEVAISAEELAERRERVDRTLRAVLAAPDAGFRAIGVLYQEFVVRCRIEGLGASVPDLSEFRRMLTHARAGLGTDMAEDDAWQEVTLRASILPDDMQGVFMMIARAAKEGWPCPGDAAIARAYGSHSLRRAQRLLGYMEEQGLIVVQLDGGGRRIVTLVELAWATAPGDPNADDQPAEQMPSAVSA
- a CDS encoding CMD domain protein; amino-acid sequence: MAPTDIIDTLAGIEPGSALDAIRAKRLQARENAQKSYLALFEPIDAGEFSLLERAAVAAFVTGLHGESPVATFYRDKLAASAGGAVLLETIDAEIARGKTSGPYGSFPAGPLSVENTAGLIYRVSAASKPVLGARLVAAFEHAHLLVFRPRDAASSDMKALLAAGWSPTGIVTFSQLVAFLSFQVRVVCGLRTLATVNA
- a CDS encoding putative FMN-dependent luciferase-like monooxygenase, with the protein product MKRFANLKRLGFFTRLLDEAPPAERYRFAAEQIVRAEKAGLDSAWIAQHHFHEREGGLPSPFTFLGYVAAQTSRIRLGTGIVTLPLESAVRVAEDAAVLDLLCNGRFELGVGTGGNPSAFAAFGLDGAQRNEIFARNLDVVRKALTGKPLEGGDTLYPQRPQLDKRIWQATFSVAGGARAGKAGDGLLLSRTQPRAKEAPNATLAEIQNPIIDAYLAALPPGAEPRIMASRSVFVADDHREALRLADIGLRRALPQFMKGGHLPPGETLEEMITAFDTHVGGTDEVIASLRTDATLERVTDLVFQVHSVDAPHPYVLRSIELVADKVAPALGWSRTASDVALAG
- a CDS encoding ABC transporter ATP-binding protein, producing MGEPHAPLLSLRGLTRRFGGLTAVDGIDLDLAKGGLVSIIGPNGAGKTTLFNLVAGLDRPDAGELRFEGQDITGLSPERLAGQGIARTFQLGRVFGNLSVMDNVLIGAHTRLRAVKPAVPVIGPLLELGLALLRPPSVRNEEERLREEVKAILARFGERLLPRIDQPAYSLSYANRRRVEIARALALKPRLLLLDEPTAGMNPSETAEMQALVAELKAEGLTILLIEHKLEMVMRLSDRVIVMDEGKKIAEGPGEQVRGDPKVIEAYLGHGLSGTTEQESAA